From one Aquicella siphonis genomic stretch:
- a CDS encoding D-alanyl-D-alanine carboxypeptidase family protein, whose amino-acid sequence MYAKISSRRMLQLAVVFISFLLSAPLLANPIIPVPTQPQHPTYTPGAPNIQGTGFILMDATSGKILAEQNSNERMPPASLTKLMSMYIISGALKNGQIKLDDKVHISTKAWKTEGSRMFVKAGDDVPVHDLIQGIIVASGNDATVALAEHIAGTEEAFAEMMNQQAKILGMNNSHFIDSTGLPNPGHYSTAHDLAILTQAYIKNFPEDYSYYSEKWFMYNGIKQPNRNRLLWRFQYADGLKTGHTNEAGYCLVASAKKDGMRLISVVLGEPNDSARTEDSMRLLTYGFRFFETHKLYSAHSPVIKARVWQGVSTEIPLGVNEDLYVTVPSGQYKKLLASLVIANPLKAPITKGQHYGTLNVTLNNQVIASKPLVALENNPKGNMWRRATDAIKFNINKYFSKTEEKANTG is encoded by the coding sequence ATGTACGCAAAAATTTCATCCAGACGCATGCTGCAGCTAGCTGTGGTTTTCATCTCCTTTCTTCTAAGCGCGCCGCTTTTGGCAAACCCCATCATACCCGTTCCCACCCAGCCGCAGCACCCCACCTACACGCCCGGCGCACCCAATATCCAGGGTACCGGATTCATCCTGATGGATGCCACCAGCGGCAAAATCCTGGCAGAACAGAATTCCAATGAGCGCATGCCCCCTGCCAGCCTGACCAAGCTGATGTCCATGTACATCATTTCCGGCGCTCTCAAAAACGGCCAGATCAAACTGGATGACAAGGTCCACATCAGCACCAAGGCCTGGAAAACCGAAGGATCCCGCATGTTTGTCAAGGCTGGCGATGACGTGCCAGTACATGACTTGATCCAGGGCATCATCGTTGCCTCAGGCAACGATGCGACTGTCGCTCTCGCTGAACACATTGCCGGAACAGAAGAAGCCTTCGCCGAGATGATGAACCAACAGGCAAAAATACTGGGGATGAATAACAGCCATTTCATTGACAGCACAGGTTTGCCAAATCCGGGGCATTACTCCACGGCACACGACCTCGCCATACTGACCCAGGCATACATCAAAAACTTTCCGGAAGACTACAGTTATTATTCTGAAAAATGGTTTATGTATAACGGAATCAAACAGCCCAACCGTAACCGGCTCCTGTGGCGTTTCCAGTACGCGGACGGCCTGAAAACCGGCCATACCAATGAAGCGGGATACTGCCTGGTGGCCTCGGCGAAAAAAGACGGCATGCGTCTGATCAGTGTTGTTCTGGGCGAACCCAATGACTCCGCCCGCACGGAAGACTCCATGCGCCTGCTCACCTATGGATTTCGCTTTTTTGAAACACACAAACTCTACAGTGCGCACTCTCCCGTGATCAAGGCACGCGTATGGCAAGGCGTCAGCACTGAAATTCCCCTGGGAGTGAATGAAGATTTATATGTGACGGTTCCCAGCGGCCAATACAAAAAACTGCTTGCTTCGCTGGTTATAGCCAACCCGTTAAAAGCCCCTATCACGAAAGGCCAGCATTACGGTACACTGAACGTCACCCTGAACAATCAGGTCATCGCATCCAAGCCTTTGGTCGCCCTGGAAAATAATCCCAAAGGGAATATGTGGAGACGCGCGACCGACGCAATCAAATTCAATATTAATAAGTACTTTTCCAAAACCGAGGAAAAAGCAAACACAGGCTAG
- a CDS encoding HP0495 family protein: MTDKTIPPEESLLKFPCDFTLKVFGLSTDEFESAVLTIVHKHAPNLSGRAIQSRASQNGKYLALTITVHVESREQLDNIYRDLSSSPHVIMAL, from the coding sequence ATGACAGATAAGACTATTCCCCCTGAGGAATCGCTGCTGAAGTTTCCCTGCGATTTTACTCTGAAAGTATTTGGCTTGAGCACTGATGAATTCGAGAGCGCCGTGCTGACTATTGTGCATAAACACGCGCCCAACCTGTCCGGCCGGGCTATCCAGTCCAGAGCCAGTCAAAACGGTAAATACCTGGCTCTGACAATCACGGTCCATGTTGAATCCAGAGAACAGCTGGATAATATATATCGGGATTTATCTTCTTCACCGCACGTTATTATGGCCTTATGA
- the lipB gene encoding lipoyl(octanoyl) transferase LipB → MTAQSLIVRWLGRLDYVSCWKAMQEFTNHRHDETLDEIWLLEHDPVFTQGQNGKAEHVLNPGIIPVIQTDRGGQVTYHGPGQLMIYTLLDIRRKQLNIRQYVTLLEQSVIDLLAEFGISAAAKREAPGVYVDGKKIASIGLRIRRGFAYHGIAFNISMDLEPFRRINPCGFSALEMTQFAALGGPDSTLEAGNKLVNYLRKNLVYTHATFYNLPGVSESEIPGTHLEHTDGYQNNSQDRC, encoded by the coding sequence ATGACTGCACAATCATTAATTGTACGCTGGCTGGGCCGGCTGGATTATGTATCCTGCTGGAAAGCCATGCAAGAATTCACCAACCATCGTCACGATGAAACTCTGGATGAAATCTGGCTGCTTGAACACGACCCCGTTTTTACGCAGGGGCAAAATGGCAAAGCCGAACATGTTCTCAACCCTGGCATCATCCCTGTTATCCAGACCGACCGCGGCGGACAGGTCACTTACCACGGGCCTGGGCAATTAATGATCTACACTTTACTGGATATCCGGCGCAAGCAATTGAATATCCGACAATATGTCACCCTGCTGGAACAATCGGTAATCGACTTGCTGGCAGAGTTTGGCATCTCGGCCGCAGCCAAGCGTGAAGCACCCGGTGTTTATGTGGATGGAAAAAAAATCGCTTCCATCGGCTTGCGGATAAGGCGGGGCTTCGCATACCATGGCATCGCATTCAATATCTCCATGGACCTGGAACCGTTCAGACGCATTAATCCCTGCGGTTTTTCTGCTCTGGAAATGACCCAGTTTGCGGCGCTGGGCGGCCCTGACAGCACGCTGGAAGCCGGAAACAAATTAGTCAATTATTTAAGAAAAAATTTAGTGTATACTCACGCCACCTTTTATAATTTGCCAGGAGTTTCCGAATCAGAAATTCCCGGCACCCATTTGGAACACACAGATGGATACCAAAACAACAGTCAAGACAGATGCTAA